In a single window of the Terriglobus roseus genome:
- a CDS encoding tetratricopeptide repeat protein, protein MRAPSSLELQVTSTADLAMLEELFHRGAHAQSEALARELLSIDPQLPFAAKVLAASVAARGALAEAITLYRNAPVTLQEDWQFHNNFGNTLKAAGQRDEAAVHYRRAIALHGSSIEPFYNLGVTMIETGNLHEAERWLRHVLRVDPAHGLTHTNLGNILNAHGHLRQAEMHYQCAMLTMSADARLLNNYGQLLNKLHRFAQAEAFYRESITRDECFPHPYVNLAELVAGHGLVEEAETLLRHALSLDANLAKAHSNLLFVMALRDTCQPTALLAEHMAFAARFEAPLKVHWPQHTNTREPERTLRVGFVSGDLSDHPIARYLLPALRQLARHADLDLYAYSSGMKNDAYTVQYRALMCHWHDTALMPDDELARLIMADRIDVLIDLSGHSGDNRLLTFARRPAPVQVSWMGYVGTTGLEAMDYFAGDEHLTPSSMRAQFREKILYLPATTTFQPHEPAIAPNVLPVLASGVFTFCCLARINKLNRSTVVWWSRILHGAPTSRMMLAALPGGTEPERVRAWFAEQGIGADRLVFTHARTVEEQLRLHHQADLCLDTFPYNGATTISHALCMGVPTLTQRGTLPGSMLGASINAHVGIPDLIAADAEDYVRKAIAFTHDLPALASLRRELPGQFASSALQQHEFVTDTLVSRLRAAWRRWCHGLPPDHLR, encoded by the coding sequence ATGCGTGCACCCTCGAGCTTGGAACTGCAGGTGACATCCACCGCCGACCTCGCAATGTTGGAAGAGCTCTTTCACCGTGGAGCGCATGCGCAGTCAGAGGCGCTGGCACGTGAGCTCCTCTCGATCGACCCGCAGTTGCCCTTCGCGGCGAAGGTGCTCGCTGCCAGCGTCGCGGCGCGTGGTGCTCTTGCGGAGGCGATCACGCTCTATCGCAATGCGCCGGTCACCCTGCAGGAGGACTGGCAGTTCCACAACAACTTCGGCAACACGTTGAAAGCGGCGGGGCAGCGAGACGAGGCGGCTGTCCACTACCGGCGCGCCATCGCACTGCATGGCTCGTCCATCGAGCCCTTCTACAATCTGGGCGTCACGATGATTGAGACAGGCAATCTGCACGAGGCAGAGCGCTGGCTGCGCCACGTGCTTCGCGTGGATCCAGCGCATGGCCTAACCCACACGAATCTCGGCAACATCCTGAACGCGCATGGCCATCTGCGGCAGGCTGAGATGCACTACCAATGCGCCATGCTCACGATGTCGGCAGATGCTCGCCTGCTGAATAACTATGGCCAGTTGCTGAACAAGCTCCATCGCTTCGCCCAGGCAGAGGCGTTCTATCGCGAGTCCATCACACGTGACGAATGCTTTCCACATCCGTACGTCAACCTTGCGGAACTTGTGGCGGGCCACGGCCTGGTCGAGGAAGCGGAGACGCTGCTGCGCCACGCGCTTTCGCTGGATGCGAATCTCGCAAAAGCGCATAGCAATCTGCTGTTTGTGATGGCACTGCGCGATACCTGCCAGCCCACGGCGTTGCTGGCGGAGCACATGGCCTTCGCGGCACGCTTCGAAGCGCCGCTGAAAGTCCACTGGCCGCAGCACACGAATACGCGCGAGCCCGAACGGACGCTGCGCGTCGGTTTTGTATCGGGCGATCTGTCCGATCATCCCATTGCCCGTTACCTGTTGCCCGCCTTGCGGCAACTCGCGCGCCATGCGGACCTGGATCTGTATGCGTACAGCAGCGGTATGAAGAATGATGCCTACACCGTGCAGTACCGAGCGCTGATGTGTCATTGGCACGACACTGCCCTGATGCCGGATGACGAGCTTGCACGGCTCATCATGGCCGACCGTATCGATGTCCTGATCGATCTGTCGGGTCATAGCGGTGACAACCGTCTGCTGACCTTTGCACGGAGACCTGCGCCGGTGCAGGTCAGTTGGATGGGCTACGTCGGGACCACGGGCCTTGAAGCGATGGACTACTTCGCTGGTGATGAACACCTGACGCCGTCGAGCATGCGGGCGCAATTTCGCGAGAAGATTCTGTACCTGCCCGCGACCACGACCTTTCAGCCGCACGAACCGGCCATCGCGCCGAACGTGTTGCCCGTGCTGGCGAGCGGTGTCTTCACCTTCTGCTGCCTGGCGCGCATCAACAAGCTGAACCGTTCCACGGTCGTGTGGTGGTCCCGCATCCTGCACGGCGCACCCACATCGCGCATGATGCTGGCCGCACTGCCCGGCGGCACGGAGCCGGAGCGCGTCAGAGCGTGGTTCGCAGAGCAGGGCATCGGTGCAGATCGCCTGGTCTTCACGCATGCTCGCACGGTGGAGGAACAGCTGCGACTGCATCACCAGGCTGATCTCTGTCTCGATACCTTTCCCTACAACGGAGCCACCACCATCAGCCACGCGCTGTGCATGGGCGTGCCCACGTTGACGCAGCGCGGCACACTGCCGGGCAGCATGCTGGGCGCATCCATCAACGCACACGTTGGCATCCCTGACCTCATCGCCGCAGATGCAGAGGATTACGTACGAAAGGCGATTGCATTCACCCATGACTTACCCGCGCTGGCGTCGCTACGCAGGGAACTACCCGGTCAGTTTGCGTCGAGCGCACTGCAGCAGCATGAGTTCGTCACAGACACGCTTGTGTCCCGGCTGCGGGCGGCGTGGCGGCGCTGGTGCCATGGTCTGCCTCCCGACCATCTCCGATAA
- a CDS encoding SRPBCC family protein, with amino-acid sequence MTDNCIEKEIDIAAPVSRVWRALVDHREFGAWFLVNMAGPFVAGELVIGQITHPGYEHVQMSIRIVQMEPEQLFSFSWLPYAIDPAVDYSGETPTLCEFHLTPTATGTHLRVTECGFDKVPEWRRELAFRMNSNGWAQQMGNIRKYVEANL; translated from the coding sequence ATGACAGATAACTGCATTGAAAAAGAGATCGACATTGCGGCGCCGGTCTCGCGGGTGTGGCGGGCGCTGGTGGATCATCGTGAATTTGGCGCATGGTTCCTGGTCAATATGGCGGGGCCGTTCGTGGCCGGTGAGCTCGTCATCGGCCAGATCACGCATCCCGGCTACGAGCATGTCCAGATGTCGATCCGCATTGTGCAGATGGAGCCCGAGCAGCTGTTCTCGTTCTCGTGGCTGCCTTATGCGATCGATCCGGCGGTCGACTACTCCGGCGAGACGCCCACGCTGTGCGAGTTCCACCTGACCCCAACGGCTACCGGCACGCACCTGCGCGTGACCGAGTGCGGCTTCGACAAGGTTCCGGAGTGGCGGCGCGAACTGGCCTTCCGCATGAACAGCAATGGATGGGCGCAGCAGATGGGTAACATCAGGAAATATGTCGAAGCCAACCTCTAG
- a CDS encoding ArsR/SmtB family transcription factor gives MKVPADHRPAALFAALGDETRLGLLTRLSSGRPSSIQSLTEGTDMTRQAVTKHLRVLESAGLVRCRRAGRASDVTLLPQPLDKARRYLESISAQWDAALLRLKALAERPE, from the coding sequence GTGAAGGTGCCCGCCGACCACCGGCCGGCTGCGCTCTTCGCTGCGCTTGGGGACGAGACGCGACTCGGCCTGCTGACGCGGCTCAGTTCCGGCAGGCCATCGTCCATCCAGTCCCTGACGGAGGGAACGGACATGACCCGGCAGGCGGTCACGAAGCATCTGCGCGTGCTGGAAAGCGCAGGTCTGGTGCGTTGCCGCAGGGCGGGCCGTGCCAGCGACGTGACGCTGCTGCCGCAACCGCTGGACAAGGCACGGCGGTACTTGGAGAGCATCTCCGCCCAGTGGGACGCAGCCCTGCTCCGCCTGAAAGCCCTCGCCGAGCGGCCGGAATAG
- a CDS encoding tyrosine-type recombinase/integrase: MKLTDTRIKKAKFGEKNVRLPDGGGLFLLLTPAKGRLWRWKYRFQGKEKLMTFGTYPEVTLAAVRVKHSAARKLLKEGHDPMAERKATRAAAEGINRDSFKKIAEQWHEHWAVGKSERHADAVLRRLKADVFPAFGARSIREIEAPTLVAMVKTIEERGANDIAKRALETTGQVFRYAIAHGFASRNPAADFKPADVLKSAKKTNYARVDAKQLPALLRSIEIYQGTPVTRLAIKLLAHTFVRTGELIGGLWSEIDFEEKRWTIPAERMKMRTQHIIPLSTQSIEILELLRQLTGDAKLLLPGDRLKEKPMSNNTVLVALARMGYRGIMTGHGFRGLASTVLHEQAFPHEHIELQLAHAPRNAVSAAYNHALYIAPRVKMMQWWSDYLEAQQRGKTPQPNS; the protein is encoded by the coding sequence TTGAAGCTGACTGATACGCGTATCAAGAAAGCAAAGTTTGGGGAGAAGAACGTTCGTCTACCCGATGGCGGTGGTCTTTTTCTCCTTCTAACCCCTGCAAAGGGACGGCTTTGGCGTTGGAAATACCGCTTCCAGGGCAAGGAGAAGCTGATGACCTTCGGGACATATCCTGAGGTGACGCTTGCCGCGGTACGCGTGAAGCATAGTGCAGCAAGGAAGCTCTTGAAAGAGGGTCATGACCCGATGGCTGAGCGGAAAGCGACACGCGCAGCCGCAGAGGGTATCAACCGAGACTCCTTCAAAAAGATCGCAGAGCAGTGGCATGAACACTGGGCGGTTGGAAAAAGCGAGCGACATGCGGATGCTGTTCTCCGGCGGCTAAAGGCCGATGTATTTCCTGCTTTTGGGGCGCGTTCGATCCGCGAGATCGAAGCGCCAACACTGGTCGCTATGGTCAAAACGATCGAGGAGCGCGGCGCGAACGACATCGCCAAACGTGCACTGGAAACGACCGGGCAGGTCTTCCGCTATGCGATCGCTCACGGATTCGCAAGCCGGAATCCTGCAGCAGATTTCAAGCCTGCCGACGTCCTGAAATCCGCTAAGAAGACAAACTATGCCCGGGTCGATGCAAAGCAGCTACCCGCACTCTTGCGCAGCATTGAGATCTACCAGGGGACCCCAGTGACTCGGCTTGCAATCAAGCTCCTTGCGCATACCTTCGTGCGCACAGGCGAACTCATTGGTGGACTCTGGAGCGAGATCGATTTTGAAGAGAAGCGTTGGACTATCCCAGCAGAGCGGATGAAGATGCGAACGCAACACATCATCCCGCTCTCGACGCAGTCGATCGAGATTTTAGAGCTGCTTCGGCAGCTCACCGGTGACGCTAAGCTCCTTCTCCCAGGCGACAGGCTGAAGGAGAAGCCGATGTCGAACAACACGGTCCTCGTAGCTCTTGCGCGGATGGGTTACCGCGGCATCATGACCGGCCACGGGTTCCGAGGGCTGGCTTCGACGGTCTTACACGAGCAGGCATTCCCACACGAACACATCGAGCTGCAGCTCGCGCATGCGCCGCGGAATGCAGTCAGCGCGGCCTATAACCACGCTCTTTATATCGCGCCTCGCGTCAAAATGATGCAGTGGTGGAGCGACTATCTCGAAGCGCAGCAGCGTGGCAAAACACCACAGCCGAACTCGTAG
- a CDS encoding ECF-type sigma factor, with protein sequence MDSLSKQQHLNDLFSLIYEELKRLARSVLRREYTPVELSPTTLVHEAWIKLSASPRLATTSPLHFRNIAARAMRQILVDAARRRKARIHGGGLVRVDIDLCLEMGKPMEDREIIALDDALDLLNKQEPRLAQVVEARYFGGLTCAECAELFGFAEETIQRDWRIARAWLVTEIRGTLQRKSNQQEGGATHANNELERGSAGL encoded by the coding sequence ATGGACTCTCTATCGAAACAGCAGCATTTGAACGACCTCTTCAGCCTGATCTACGAAGAACTGAAGCGACTAGCACGCAGCGTGCTGCGACGTGAGTACACGCCAGTAGAGCTATCGCCAACGACACTGGTACATGAAGCGTGGATTAAACTCTCAGCCTCGCCGCGGCTTGCTACGACGTCACCACTCCACTTCCGCAACATCGCTGCACGCGCGATGCGTCAGATCCTGGTGGACGCCGCACGCCGCCGCAAGGCTCGCATTCATGGCGGTGGCCTAGTCCGCGTCGACATCGATTTGTGTCTTGAAATGGGCAAGCCAATGGAAGACCGCGAAATCATCGCTTTGGACGATGCCCTGGACCTATTGAATAAGCAGGAGCCTCGGTTGGCCCAAGTAGTCGAGGCGCGGTATTTCGGCGGACTGACCTGCGCAGAATGCGCTGAGTTATTCGGCTTTGCCGAGGAAACTATCCAGCGAGACTGGCGTATAGCCCGCGCTTGGCTCGTTACCGAGATCCGCGGGACACTGCAGCGCAAATCCAACCAGCAGGAAGGCGGAGCCACTCATGCAAATAACGAGCTGGAACGAGGTTCAGCGGGCCTTTGA
- a CDS encoding serine/threonine-protein kinase, whose protein sequence is MQITSWNEVQRAFEAICVLPAGQQKAAIVAMRDRDPKLAAIVAELLDADSQHSLLDASLSELAAAALSHDHVGDLIATQIGPYRLLRLLGEGGMGVVYLAERLDIGGYVAIKLLRDAWMSPMRRERFQLEQQSLARLHHPNIARIYDAGTLQGDTPWFVMEYVDGVPLTLWAETHKASLPALVDVMVQVVDAVAYAHRHALVHRDLKPSNILVNEAGEVRLLDFGIVKDLADSEVAGRSIDGLRPLSLGYAAPEQIRGGGIGLFTDVYAVGVLLHELLTGTLPELDGEGNARKPSRVARAEIVKARLPLTRAEWNDMDAICEKALESDAESRYASADALLQDLIAFREGRVLQARPHTFLHSAVKFIRRNRIEFAVLSIALLLLMTMAVVAGVRVTRSRDLALQQIARMARLRHFTESLFDGGNRTEGPSAELTIPMLLRRGEVEADGLHDDPQLQASMFSTLGNAYQRLGDLGRADVLLRRALDERRANSGSDRSQFAESLIDMGMLRRDQRRMDEAESFVRQAIAVQNKQGIRGTEAGRALLALGSVLALRGDYVQSESVLGRMIAQEKGETQQLADGLSELADVRFYLGDFPRSGELNRKALAIYRRTAGDGHPAVAHVTNSLGILASEQGHYAEAEKDFNASLALDQRWYGSANPVVAEDLAALAKVYSHTGREPQARASLLHALAIQEATFGHKHAQVASTLNDLGTMAYNRDMDDEAEKDFRDALGIWTELYGENHQFIGLAYANLAGVFMDRKNYPVAEDMARRALAIYEQKLTPDNGKLGVIHVKLGRILLREGKYAEAEGETRAGLRFFMTHETNEPSYLAGARKDMALIAAAEHKPELLKELATTTQHH, encoded by the coding sequence ATGCAAATAACGAGCTGGAACGAGGTTCAGCGGGCCTTTGAGGCCATCTGCGTACTGCCTGCAGGTCAGCAAAAGGCCGCGATCGTGGCGATGCGAGACCGTGACCCTAAGCTAGCCGCCATCGTAGCGGAATTGCTCGACGCCGACTCGCAGCATTCCTTGCTCGACGCCTCGCTTTCAGAGCTAGCTGCAGCGGCGCTAAGTCACGATCATGTGGGTGACTTGATCGCCACGCAAATAGGACCTTATCGCCTCCTGCGCCTGTTGGGCGAAGGAGGCATGGGCGTGGTCTACCTCGCGGAGCGTTTGGATATAGGCGGCTATGTAGCCATAAAGCTGCTACGGGACGCCTGGATGTCGCCAATGCGGCGCGAGCGCTTCCAGCTAGAGCAACAGAGCCTCGCGCGGTTGCACCACCCCAACATCGCCCGTATCTATGACGCTGGAACTCTGCAGGGCGACACGCCCTGGTTTGTCATGGAGTACGTTGACGGCGTGCCGCTCACTCTTTGGGCAGAAACACACAAAGCCTCGCTGCCGGCTCTGGTCGATGTCATGGTGCAGGTCGTAGACGCTGTGGCCTATGCTCATCGTCACGCGCTTGTGCATCGTGACCTTAAACCTTCCAACATCCTTGTAAATGAGGCAGGAGAGGTTCGCCTCCTAGACTTCGGGATAGTGAAAGATCTTGCCGACAGTGAAGTCGCAGGACGATCTATAGATGGTCTCCGCCCACTTTCTCTCGGCTATGCGGCGCCAGAGCAAATACGTGGCGGTGGCATCGGACTCTTCACAGACGTGTACGCAGTTGGCGTTCTGCTGCATGAACTGCTCACCGGCACTCTTCCGGAGTTAGATGGCGAGGGCAATGCCCGCAAACCTTCACGTGTCGCACGCGCGGAAATTGTTAAAGCGCGCCTCCCACTCACCCGCGCCGAGTGGAACGACATGGACGCCATATGCGAAAAAGCTTTGGAATCAGACGCCGAGAGCCGATATGCTTCCGCCGACGCTCTCCTCCAAGACTTGATCGCTTTCCGGGAAGGACGAGTTCTGCAGGCGCGTCCGCATACGTTTCTTCACAGCGCAGTAAAGTTCATCCGCCGAAACCGGATCGAGTTCGCCGTGCTTAGCATCGCTTTGCTGTTGTTGATGACTATGGCCGTGGTTGCCGGGGTGCGCGTCACGCGTTCAAGAGATCTTGCCTTGCAGCAGATAGCGCGCATGGCCCGTCTTCGCCACTTCACCGAGAGCCTATTCGACGGTGGGAATCGCACGGAAGGTCCTTCGGCCGAGCTTACTATTCCGATGCTTCTGAGGCGCGGTGAGGTAGAGGCCGATGGCCTTCATGACGATCCGCAGCTGCAGGCAAGCATGTTCAGCACGTTGGGCAATGCCTACCAAAGGCTTGGAGACCTGGGCCGAGCTGATGTTCTGTTGCGCCGTGCACTTGATGAACGACGAGCCAACAGTGGAAGTGATCGCTCGCAGTTTGCCGAGAGCCTCATCGACATGGGAATGCTGCGACGAGATCAGCGACGCATGGACGAGGCCGAATCCTTCGTACGGCAAGCGATAGCAGTGCAGAACAAGCAAGGAATACGCGGCACGGAGGCCGGCCGGGCCCTTCTAGCCCTAGGCAGTGTGCTGGCCTTGCGTGGCGACTATGTTCAGAGCGAGAGCGTGCTGGGACGGATGATCGCGCAGGAAAAAGGAGAAACTCAGCAGCTTGCCGACGGCCTGTCGGAACTTGCCGATGTGCGCTTTTACTTAGGTGACTTCCCTCGTTCGGGTGAGCTGAACAGGAAAGCTTTGGCGATCTATCGCCGCACTGCAGGTGACGGTCATCCTGCAGTCGCACACGTAACCAACAGCCTGGGCATACTTGCCAGTGAACAGGGGCATTATGCAGAGGCGGAGAAGGATTTCAACGCTAGCCTGGCGCTCGATCAACGCTGGTACGGTTCCGCCAATCCGGTGGTGGCCGAGGACCTTGCAGCGCTCGCAAAGGTCTACTCTCACACGGGACGGGAGCCGCAAGCGCGCGCCTCGCTACTGCATGCTCTTGCAATTCAGGAAGCCACTTTCGGTCACAAGCATGCTCAAGTGGCTTCCACCTTAAACGACCTAGGCACGATGGCCTACAACCGCGACATGGACGACGAGGCTGAAAAAGACTTTCGTGACGCTCTTGGCATTTGGACGGAACTCTACGGGGAAAATCATCAGTTCATCGGTTTGGCCTATGCAAATCTAGCCGGCGTCTTCATGGATCGAAAAAACTACCCTGTCGCAGAAGACATGGCACGCCGGGCTCTAGCAATCTATGAGCAAAAGCTCACTCCTGACAATGGGAAGCTCGGAGTCATCCATGTCAAGCTCGGACGCATCCTGCTGCGCGAGGGCAAGTATGCCGAAGCTGAAGGGGAAACAAGGGCGGGCCTGCGATTCTTTATGACCCACGAAACGAATGAACCCAGCTATCTTGCGGGCGCGCGCAAGGACATGGCTTTGATCGCTGCTGCCGAACATAAGCCGGAGCTACTCAAGGAGCTTGCCACTACCACACAGCATCACTAG
- a CDS encoding helix-turn-helix domain-containing protein, which translates to MRSRLAGEVLTPKEVASELKLNERTVVRHLTEGKLPGVKVGSVWRIPRARLELFLWTGEV; encoded by the coding sequence ATGCGGTCTCGCCTTGCCGGCGAGGTACTGACACCAAAGGAAGTGGCTTCTGAACTGAAGCTCAACGAACGTACGGTGGTGAGACACCTGACAGAAGGAAAGCTACCAGGCGTGAAGGTGGGAAGCGTGTGGCGCATACCCCGGGCCAGACTGGAACTCTTCCTGTGGACTGGCGAGGTCTAG
- a CDS encoding helix-turn-helix transcriptional regulator — protein MTTTAPDRLLRLKAVQAIVPLGRSAIYDRIQAQTFPRPVSLGGNAVAWRQSDIDAWVAKLERAKRGA, from the coding sequence GTGACAACGACTGCCCCCGATCGTCTTTTGCGTCTCAAAGCTGTGCAAGCGATTGTGCCTCTTGGCCGGAGTGCAATCTACGACCGCATTCAGGCGCAAACGTTTCCGCGGCCAGTGAGCCTTGGAGGCAACGCCGTCGCCTGGCGCCAATCCGACATCGATGCATGGGTTGCGAAGCTTGAAAGAGCGAAGCGAGGTGCGTAG
- a CDS encoding pentapeptide repeat-containing protein: MTNPELDQQKAMLEVSKLLGELASQRCAEVRQDLEIAKLQSEVSRVGKFTRLFWPIVSTALTLMIGFSTVQIQRTQSEAKDTELFNSAIASASQRPKDGIQNVAGLLSLSTFWGKGRDEAIADVAAGTFLSGSDARDAASLERDVLASRAAVTLITEATGGPGDRKQTTQEKKATALFFGEAGNSKRGSLSYVLEVLEGEESQLMQRQGSMTGPPPRRLQNDEIPQPPSSQQFSRDTIPSKYAQVGGADRRPETFIDLGPARLQLAMRIQNILSIYSASRAHLSTADLSYLNLYFIDLSQANLSEASLRCVDLTCADLSGADLSRVADWRELASIKYANIRDAAMSADFVRFARENGAVNLSEKDYSALRSKSCTSPIIVDRAGELRVRELELSEATPVKDRLEQKPYCEMLPSR; the protein is encoded by the coding sequence ATGACCAATCCCGAGTTGGACCAACAGAAAGCCATGCTGGAAGTTTCGAAGCTGCTGGGTGAACTAGCATCGCAGAGGTGCGCTGAAGTTCGACAGGATTTGGAGATAGCGAAGCTTCAGTCGGAAGTTTCGCGGGTAGGAAAGTTTACACGTCTCTTTTGGCCGATTGTCTCCACAGCTCTAACGCTGATGATTGGGTTTTCAACCGTCCAGATTCAGAGAACTCAGTCAGAGGCAAAGGACACGGAACTGTTCAACTCCGCGATCGCCAGCGCTAGTCAACGACCAAAAGACGGCATTCAAAACGTCGCTGGGCTTCTTAGTTTGTCGACCTTCTGGGGTAAGGGGCGGGACGAAGCTATTGCGGATGTCGCCGCTGGAACATTTCTCAGCGGCTCCGACGCCCGGGATGCCGCGTCTCTAGAACGCGACGTTTTGGCCAGCAGAGCTGCTGTCACATTGATCACCGAAGCCACCGGGGGACCAGGTGATCGCAAGCAAACAACACAGGAGAAAAAAGCGACTGCCCTCTTCTTCGGCGAGGCTGGCAACAGCAAACGCGGATCGCTGTCATACGTGCTTGAAGTCTTGGAGGGGGAGGAATCGCAACTTATGCAGAGGCAGGGAAGTATGACCGGGCCGCCACCTCGCAGGCTGCAGAACGACGAGATACCTCAGCCACCGAGTTCTCAGCAATTTTCGAGAGATACAATACCGTCAAAGTACGCTCAAGTCGGAGGCGCCGATAGACGGCCAGAAACCTTTATTGATTTAGGGCCAGCGCGTCTGCAGCTCGCTATGAGAATCCAGAACATTCTCTCCATCTACAGCGCTAGTAGGGCGCATCTTTCAACAGCTGATCTCTCTTACCTGAATCTTTATTTCATAGATCTGAGCCAAGCCAACTTGTCTGAGGCGAGCTTGCGATGCGTTGACCTCACCTGCGCTGATCTTTCAGGCGCTGATCTGTCTCGCGTTGCGGACTGGCGCGAACTTGCTTCAATCAAATACGCGAATATCCGTGACGCCGCAATGTCTGCGGATTTCGTGAGGTTCGCTAGGGAGAACGGCGCCGTCAATCTATCAGAGAAGGACTACAGCGCTCTAAGGTCCAAAAGCTGCACTTCACCAATCATTGTGGACAGAGCTGGAGAACTCAGAGTCCGTGAGCTTGAGCTTTCAGAAGCTACGCCGGTCAAGGACAGGCTGGAACAAAAGCCTTATTGCGAAATGCTTCCTTCCCGCTGA
- a CDS encoding DUF5677 domain-containing protein produces MLDPGELQPLEQVGLYLSMLSSLHTLDQQEISPVLGGILKKTVGEECRHLIHVRANSYVQSLLALRNIVHFQTIASSARSLFELAVDLELMDLKQGAEHQMFHYMEVEKLRAARAHVRFAKDHPHRGKDVSLHLGFITRREKDIESVAARIWQKKLDRVNHWSELNLHARVALLGEEMQSDYVEHYRQLSWSVHSGLAGHMDLPARAFPVMCSISLELARTQYSRILRKLVRRFNLDQADPSLDSKITYAQFLPLTENAFDEQLVRAELGLV; encoded by the coding sequence ATGCTCGATCCGGGGGAATTACAGCCACTTGAGCAGGTCGGTCTTTATCTGTCGATGCTCAGTAGCCTGCACACTTTAGATCAGCAGGAGATAAGTCCCGTTCTCGGTGGAATCCTAAAAAAGACGGTTGGCGAGGAATGCAGGCATCTCATCCACGTAAGGGCAAATTCATATGTGCAGTCGCTTCTTGCGCTTCGGAATATCGTTCATTTCCAAACTATCGCTTCTTCCGCGCGCTCCTTATTCGAACTAGCGGTCGATCTTGAACTTATGGATCTGAAACAAGGTGCTGAGCATCAGATGTTCCATTACATGGAAGTAGAAAAGCTTCGTGCCGCCAGAGCACACGTCCGCTTTGCAAAAGATCACCCACATCGAGGGAAAGACGTTTCGCTCCATCTGGGCTTCATCACTCGCCGCGAAAAAGACATAGAGAGTGTGGCCGCGAGGATATGGCAAAAGAAGCTAGATCGGGTAAATCATTGGTCTGAGCTAAATCTTCACGCCCGGGTAGCCCTTTTAGGTGAGGAGATGCAGAGCGACTACGTTGAGCACTACCGTCAATTGAGTTGGAGTGTGCACTCGGGTTTGGCTGGCCATATGGATCTCCCAGCGCGTGCCTTCCCGGTGATGTGTTCGATAAGTCTAGAGCTGGCGCGAACGCAGTACAGCAGAATCCTACGCAAGCTAGTTAGGCGTTTTAATTTGGACCAAGCGGACCCTTCGCTAGATTCTAAGATCACCTATGCGCAGTTTCTGCCCCTTACGGAGAATGCTTTTGATGAACAGCTTGTACGCGCGGAGCTAGGATTGGTTTGA
- a CDS encoding helix-turn-helix domain-containing protein encodes MDIRVKVGRRILQMRRNREWRQTDLRERCEIGRGHLSELENGRREICLLMIEKLAKAFNVTSAELLK; translated from the coding sequence ATGGATATTCGGGTCAAAGTGGGGAGGCGCATTCTTCAGATGCGCCGGAATAGAGAGTGGCGCCAGACGGATCTTCGCGAACGCTGCGAGATCGGTCGCGGTCACCTTAGCGAACTGGAAAACGGTCGACGTGAGATATGCCTACTCATGATTGAGAAGCTGGCTAAAGCCTTCAATGTCACATCGGCCGAGCTGCTTAAGTGA
- a CDS encoding DUF3606 domain-containing protein, whose amino-acid sequence MSDDKSNRGPADRARINVNESYELEYWTKELGVSAAKLRELVKEHGVMASKIRQEIGK is encoded by the coding sequence ATGTCAGATGACAAGTCGAATCGGGGACCGGCAGATCGGGCCCGCATCAACGTAAACGAGTCATACGAACTTGAATACTGGACCAAGGAATTGGGCGTCAGTGCAGCGAAGCTGCGGGAACTCGTCAAGGAGCATGGCGTTATGGCGAGCAAGATCCGGCAGGAGATTGGGAAGTAA